TGACGAGGGGACTCCTCTTCTCCCAGAGGCTCATGCTCACACTTATCGAAAAGGGTGTCAGCAGGGACGACGCCTACAAGGTCATGCAGACCAACTCCTCCCGAACGTGGGACGAAGACCATGACTTCAGAGAGTTGGTTCGAAGTGATCCCACGGTGACGATGTATATGAGCCAGGCAGACCTGGACGACACCTTCGATTACGGCTACTACGTCCGATTCGTCGACGACGTGTTCGACAGAATCGGACTCAACTAAGCTGTCAGTTGACCAAGGAGGTCACAGACCAAATGACCGCAATCACGGAGACTACTCTTCCGAATCTGCTCTATAGAGGCAAGGTTAGAGACACATATCCGATCGACGACGATACGCTACTGATGGTGGCAACCGATCGAATATCGGCCTTCGACGTGGTGCTACCCACAGGCATTCCCGACAAAGGCGCAGTGCTCAACCAGATATCCGCATTCTGGTTCGACAAGACATCACACATCGTGCCTAACCACCTCATTGCAATGGCGGCCGATCGTTCGGACCTGGACGTGCCTGATGATGTGGCCAAGCGTGCCATGGTCGTCAAGAAGGCTGACCGGATCGACGTCGAGTGCGTCGTTCGCGGCTTCATAACCGGCTCAGCGTGGTCCGAGTACAGGCGCACTGGAACGGTGCAGGGCAAGCCAATGCAGGAGGGTCTCCGCGAGGGAGATCCCTTCCCCGAAGTGCTGTTCACTCCCACCACCAAGGCCGAAGTGGGACACGATGAGAACATGAGCTTCGAAGAGGTCGTAGACATGGTCGGCCAGGAGATGGCTGAACGCCTGCGCGACACCACTATCGAGGTCTACGAGTTCGCCCGGGACTTTGCAAGACAGCAGGGCATAATTATCGCGGACACCAAGTTGGAGTTCGGCACCATCGACGGTGAGTTGATACTCATCGATGAGCTCCTGACCCCGGACTCGAGCAGGTTCTGGGATGCCGAGGGATATGAGCCGGGCAAGTCACAGCCAAACTACGATAAGCAGTTCGTTAGGGACTGGCTGGACGACGCCGGATGGGACCATGAGCCACCAGCACCCGAGCTACCTGAAGACGTGGTTGCGCGGACAACCGAGCGATATGCTGAAGCGTTCAAGAAACTGACAGGGCAAGACCTCCAGTAGTAGAAGTAAAGCGCGGAGTCGAACTACACAATGGCAACAGCATCCGGGGGACGGAGTTCTAGTACGAGGCTAACGCCTACTCAGGCACGCCGTGCAAGACGCGCGCGCAGGCAGCGTCGGCGGCGAGTCTACATTTGGCTGGGAGGCGTCGCGGTCGCGCTCGTGGCCTCTACACTGGTCCTGTCGATCATTCTGCCTGGACTTCCTCTAGGGGAGCTGTTCCAGGGAGGAACGCCTGATGGACCGGGGGTCCGAATGGCAGACCAGGGGGCTACCCACGTGAGTCCTGGGGAGGACCACCCTGAGTACAATTCGATACCACCTACTTCGGGCTGGCACTATGACCTTCCGCTGGCACCGGCACGTTGGGGAATCTACGATGAACCAATCGAGCCTGAAGTGCTTCTCCACAACCTGGAGCACGGGTACATAAACGTTCACTACAACTGCCCCGACGGATGCCCTGAACTTGTTGGCCAGCTAACCGGGCTTGTACAGGAAGGCATCGATCGCGGCGGCAAGCTAATTATGAGTCCGTACCCCGATATGGAGAGTCGGATTTCCATAACTGCGTGGACGTTCCTGGACCAGTTTGATGAATTTGACGAAGACAGGATTCGGGAATTCGTCAACGCGCACGAAAGTTCGCCCAACGCTCCTGAGTACCGGCTGCCTCGGTAGCTCGATGTTTCTGGCGAAGATCTACGTCACTCTCAAGCCCGGTGTAAACGACCCTCAGGGACTCACCATCAGAGGCGGTCTGCACCAGTTGGGATTCGACTCGGTCGCCGACGTGCGGGCCGGCAAGTACATGGAGGTCAGGCTCGATGAGCAGGACCGCGCGGAAGCCGGCCTCCGAGTTACGGAGATGTGCGACCAACTCCTCGCGAATCCCATCATCGAGGAATTCAGGTTCGAGCTGGAAGCCGCCGAGGACTAGTCTCCCTGCAAGTCTGCAAGCACGCCCTACGAAGAAATAGTCCCCTTGGTGCTGGGCACCTGTCCTGCATGGCGGGGATCGAGTTCCAGGGCGGTTCTGAGCGACCTGGCCAGGCTCTTGAAGATGGCCTCGGCTTTGTGGTGGTTGTTGACCCCGGAGACGATCCTGACGTGCAGGTTGAACCGCCCTTCTCTCGCAAGAGACTCCAGGAAGTGCCTTATGAGGTCTCCTGAAAGACCACCCATGTCGCTGTCACCGATTTCGGCATCGATAACCGAGTAGCCGCGACCTCCGAAGTCGACCGCAGTGAAAGCCAGCGTCTCGTCCAGAGGCATGAACGTGTGGGCAGCCCGCCTGATTCCGGCACCCTCTCCTACAGCATCGGCGAGGGCCCTGCCGAGAACGATTCCGACGTCTTCAACGAGGTGGTGGAGCCCGACTTCGGTATCACCGTCGGCGGACACGGTAAGGTCGATTAGCCCGTGCCTCGAAAGCTGAGCCAGAAGATGCTCGAACATGCCGTTTGGCACATGTAACTGGTAATCGCCTGCCCCGTCGATGTTCAATTCAATGGAGATCTGAGTCTCCGCAGTGTCCCTACTTAGTTGCCCGACACGATCTCCAGACGTCACTGGGAAGTCTCCCGGACGGCGTTCAGGAAGGCCGTGTTCTCATCGGGGGTACCAATTGCCACCCTGAAGCAGTCGGTCAGTCTGTCGGACCCGAAGTTGCGCACGAAGATGCCCTTGTCAGCCAGTTGGCTGACCATGTCCCCGGCTTTCTCTGGTCCGTCAAGCTGACAGAGTATGTAATTGCCCTGTGAGGGCCACGGCTTGACCCCATCGATTTCTTCGAGTGCACTGAACATCTCTTCGCGGTCGTCCACTATCGACTTAACATTGCCCAACAGGTACTCACTGTCTTCAAGCGAGGCTAGAGCGGCTGCTTCAGCAGCTACGTTCACGTTGTATGGCGACTTGATGTCGATAATGTGATTCACAAGGGCATCGTCCATGATGCCGTAGCCGATGCGCAGGCCAGCCAGACCAGCCCACTTGCTCATCGTGCGTAGCACGACGAGGTTATCGTACTCCTGGATTAGATCTGCCGCCGTTTCTCCGCTGAACTCATAGTATGCCTCGTCGACTACTACTACGAGTCCCGTGTCCAGCAGCGCCCTTACCTGCGCTTCCGATGCCATGTTGCCCGTGGGATTGTTCGGCGAGCTTATGAATATGATCTTAGTGGTGTCGTCGATAGCGTCCCGTACGGCCTGTAGATCGATCTCGAAAAGCTCGTCTCTCTGGATCAACCTCAGTTCACCACCAGCAACCCTCGCACAGAATGCGTACATGGCAAATGTCGGCTCGCAGTCCAGAATGACGTCACCGGGCTCGATGAACAACCTGAACAGTAGGTCGATCAGCTCGTCGCTGCCTGCGCCAGCGATAATGTTCGCTTCATCAAATCCTGTGTAATCTGAGAGAGCCGCTCGCAGCCTGCGCTGGAAGGGATCAGGGTAAATGTGAAGATCAGCGTTGTAGACCGCCTCGGCAGCTTTTGGAGACGGGCCATATGGGTTTTCGTTCCCGTTCAACTTGACGATTGACTCCGGTGATATTCCTGCGCGCTCCGCCAGGACCTCGGGCGGATCTACGGGTTGGTAGGTCTGGACGGAAGTCAGGTGGGACCTGATCAACCCTTCTATTTTCTTTCCTGGCACTGCTGTCTCCTCTCGACTCTCCACTGTTTCTTATCTGAGTTCACGTCTGATTTCAGCGGCCTCTGCGTGCGCAGTGAGCCCTTCGGCCCGAGCCATGACTGCAGCCGCGTCAGATAAGGCGATTGATTCCTCGTCGTCCAGTGCAATTATCGGCGTAGTCTTCAGGAATGTGTGCACTCCGATGCCAGAGTTGAACCTCGCAGTGCCGGACGTAGGCATCACGTGACTGGGTCCGGCAACGTAGTCGCCAAGTACTTCATGTGAGAAGTCTCCAATGAACAGCGCACCCGCGTTCCTGACAGCTCCCACCCACTTCCAGGGCTCCTCAACGCTCAGGCACATGTGCTCGGGCGCGAACCAGTTCGCAACTTCCAAGGCGTCCGCCAGGTCAGGGATTACGGCAATGCAACCCTGCCCTTCTACCGAAGCGCGGGCTACTGAACCGCGTTCCAGTCGTTCG
This region of Dehalococcoidia bacterium genomic DNA includes:
- a CDS encoding imidazoleglycerol-phosphate dehydratase, whose amino-acid sequence is MTSGDRVGQLSRDTAETQISIELNIDGAGDYQLHVPNGMFEHLLAQLSRHGLIDLTVSADGDTEVGLHHLVEDVGIVLGRALADAVGEGAGIRRAAHTFMPLDETLAFTAVDFGGRGYSVIDAEIGDSDMGGLSGDLIRHFLESLAREGRFNLHVRIVSGVNNHHKAEAIFKSLARSLRTALELDPRHAGQVPSTKGTISS
- the hisC gene encoding histidinol-phosphate transaminase, which gives rise to MPGKKIEGLIRSHLTSVQTYQPVDPPEVLAERAGISPESIVKLNGNENPYGPSPKAAEAVYNADLHIYPDPFQRRLRAALSDYTGFDEANIIAGAGSDELIDLLFRLFIEPGDVILDCEPTFAMYAFCARVAGGELRLIQRDELFEIDLQAVRDAIDDTTKIIFISSPNNPTGNMASEAQVRALLDTGLVVVVDEAYYEFSGETAADLIQEYDNLVVLRTMSKWAGLAGLRIGYGIMDDALVNHIIDIKSPYNVNVAAEAAALASLEDSEYLLGNVKSIVDDREEMFSALEEIDGVKPWPSQGNYILCQLDGPEKAGDMVSQLADKGIFVRNFGSDRLTDCFRVAIGTPDENTAFLNAVRETSQ
- the purS gene encoding phosphoribosylformylglycinamidine synthase subunit PurS, which codes for MFLAKIYVTLKPGVNDPQGLTIRGGLHQLGFDSVADVRAGKYMEVRLDEQDRAEAGLRVTEMCDQLLANPIIEEFRFELEAAED
- a CDS encoding DUF3105 domain-containing protein — translated: MATASGGRSSSTRLTPTQARRARRARRQRRRRVYIWLGGVAVALVASTLVLSIILPGLPLGELFQGGTPDGPGVRMADQGATHVSPGEDHPEYNSIPPTSGWHYDLPLAPARWGIYDEPIEPEVLLHNLEHGYINVHYNCPDGCPELVGQLTGLVQEGIDRGGKLIMSPYPDMESRISITAWTFLDQFDEFDEDRIREFVNAHESSPNAPEYRLPR
- a CDS encoding phosphoribosylaminoimidazolesuccinocarboxamide synthase, whose amino-acid sequence is MTAITETTLPNLLYRGKVRDTYPIDDDTLLMVATDRISAFDVVLPTGIPDKGAVLNQISAFWFDKTSHIVPNHLIAMAADRSDLDVPDDVAKRAMVVKKADRIDVECVVRGFITGSAWSEYRRTGTVQGKPMQEGLREGDPFPEVLFTPTTKAEVGHDENMSFEEVVDMVGQEMAERLRDTTIEVYEFARDFARQQGIIIADTKLEFGTIDGELILIDELLTPDSSRFWDAEGYEPGKSQPNYDKQFVRDWLDDAGWDHEPPAPELPEDVVARTTERYAEAFKKLTGQDLQ